From the Serratia nematodiphila DZ0503SBS1 genome, one window contains:
- a CDS encoding DeoR/GlpR family DNA-binding transcription regulator, translated as MKSKSEQLAEMQQRREKILDMIREDGSATVKMLTDTFKLTEATIRTDLRILQQQGYVQRFHGGATLVDGKQNTHAMLLERQVNLTAKDRIGKLAAGFIEPGDTIILDSGTTTTAIANHLNHIKKLSVITTGVNIALQLGGEPGVNILLTGGSFKFPTLSTSGDKAASFFENVLAQKLFLATACISPRHGLSFPSETDIKLKMAMINAANTVYVVADSSKIDKVSMFALPCDWQHIDYLITDNGIGDAARQAFEQVGVKVLVADA; from the coding sequence TTGAAAAGCAAAAGCGAACAGCTGGCGGAAATGCAGCAACGACGCGAAAAGATCCTCGACATGATCCGCGAAGACGGCTCAGCGACGGTCAAAATGCTTACCGATACCTTCAAGCTAACCGAGGCGACCATTCGTACCGACCTGCGGATCCTGCAGCAACAAGGCTATGTGCAGCGTTTCCACGGTGGCGCCACCCTGGTTGATGGCAAGCAAAATACCCACGCCATGCTGCTGGAACGCCAGGTTAACCTGACCGCCAAAGATCGCATCGGCAAGCTCGCCGCCGGTTTTATCGAACCGGGCGACACCATCATTCTTGATTCGGGCACCACCACCACGGCTATCGCCAATCACCTGAATCACATAAAGAAATTGTCCGTTATCACCACCGGCGTCAATATTGCGCTGCAGCTGGGTGGCGAGCCGGGCGTGAATATTTTGCTGACCGGGGGCTCATTCAAATTTCCCACGCTCTCCACTTCCGGGGACAAGGCCGCCAGCTTCTTCGAAAACGTGCTGGCGCAGAAACTGTTCCTCGCGACGGCCTGCATCTCGCCCCGTCACGGCCTCAGTTTCCCAAGCGAAACCGACATCAAACTGAAAATGGCGATGATCAATGCGGCCAACACGGTGTATGTGGTGGCCGACTCCAGCAAGATCGATAAGGTTTCAATGTTTGCGCTGCCTTGTGACTGGCAACATATCGACTATTTGATTACCGATAACGGAATTGGCGATGCCGCCAGGCAGGCATTTGAACAGGTAGGCGTTAAGGTATTGGTGGCAGACGCCTGA
- the pgpB gene encoding phosphatidylglycerophosphatase B, whose translation MYEIAKRTAGGALLLLLMPLVVWASGWHWQPGGNDRLLKALFWVTETVTSPWGILTSAVLCGWFLWCLRFRLKAAIGLALLLSAALVIGQGVKSLIKDRVQEPRPFVVWLEQTHGVDGKYFYSLHRKERSALVREQLQDQTLVPNWLRKHWQFETGFAFPSGHTMFAATWALLGVGLLWPRRHYKTVALLMVWATGVMGSRLLLGMHWPRDLAMATLISWLLVVVTCWLAQRWFGPLTPPPQEQQEIAARKPE comes from the coding sequence ATGTATGAGATAGCAAAACGTACGGCGGGCGGCGCGTTGCTGCTGCTGTTGATGCCGCTGGTCGTATGGGCATCCGGCTGGCATTGGCAGCCCGGCGGCAATGATCGGCTGCTCAAAGCGCTGTTCTGGGTGACCGAAACCGTAACCTCGCCGTGGGGCATTCTGACCAGCGCTGTCCTTTGCGGTTGGTTTTTGTGGTGCCTGCGCTTTCGGCTGAAGGCGGCCATCGGTCTGGCGCTCCTGCTTTCCGCCGCGTTGGTGATTGGGCAGGGGGTTAAGTCGTTGATCAAGGATCGGGTGCAAGAACCGCGGCCGTTTGTGGTATGGCTCGAGCAAACCCACGGAGTGGACGGAAAATATTTCTATTCGCTGCATCGCAAAGAGCGCAGCGCGCTGGTGCGCGAGCAACTGCAAGACCAGACGCTGGTGCCGAACTGGCTGCGCAAGCACTGGCAGTTTGAAACCGGCTTCGCTTTCCCGTCGGGGCATACGATGTTCGCCGCCACCTGGGCGCTGTTGGGCGTAGGGCTGCTGTGGCCGCGCCGTCATTATAAAACCGTTGCGCTGCTGATGGTGTGGGCAACGGGGGTGATGGGCAGCCGTCTGCTGCTGGGCATGCACTGGCCGCGCGATCTGGCGATGGCTACGCTGATCAGTTGGCTGCTGGTGGTGGTCACCTGCTGGCTGGCGCAGCGCTGGTTCGGCCCGCTGACGCCGCCGCCACAAGAGCAGCAGGAAATCGCGGCGCGCAAGCCGGAATAA
- a CDS encoding transketolase has product MDFQAIKNTARQARRYVVTMNHKAGKGHTGADLSEIDIICTLYMAVMDRSNARPDQDRFILSKGHGAGGFYCSCAAMGLLDPAVLDQFMGDDTLLAGHPVRQKLPDLVEINSGGLGHGLPIAVGLALGNKLAGRAHRRAFVLLGDGELAEGANWEAAMAASKFKLDNLIAIVDRNRLQLAGKTEAIMPLEPLAEKWRAFGFETLECDGHDPAALVAAIQRPSQDKPRVILANTEKGHGVSFMANVAAWHHAVPDEQQLAQALAELEG; this is encoded by the coding sequence ATGGACTTTCAGGCGATTAAAAACACGGCGCGCCAGGCGCGCCGATATGTGGTGACCATGAACCATAAGGCAGGCAAGGGCCATACCGGCGCCGATCTGTCGGAAATCGACATCATCTGCACCTTGTATATGGCGGTGATGGATCGCAGCAATGCCCGGCCCGATCAGGATCGGTTCATTTTGTCTAAAGGGCATGGCGCCGGCGGTTTTTACTGCAGTTGTGCGGCAATGGGCTTGCTCGATCCAGCGGTGCTCGATCAGTTCATGGGCGACGACACCCTGTTGGCCGGGCATCCGGTGCGGCAAAAGCTGCCGGATCTGGTGGAGATTAACTCCGGCGGTTTGGGGCATGGGCTGCCGATCGCCGTGGGGTTGGCGCTGGGCAACAAGCTGGCGGGGCGTGCGCATCGCCGCGCTTTTGTGTTGCTGGGCGACGGCGAACTGGCGGAGGGGGCCAATTGGGAGGCGGCGATGGCGGCCAGTAAATTCAAACTGGACAACCTGATCGCCATCGTCGATCGCAACCGGCTGCAGCTGGCTGGCAAGACGGAGGCCATCATGCCGCTGGAACCGCTGGCGGAAAAATGGCGCGCTTTCGGTTTTGAAACTCTGGAGTGCGACGGCCACGATCCGGCGGCGCTGGTGGCGGCGATCCAACGTCCGAGCCAGGACAAGCCGCGAGTGATCTTGGCCAATACGGAAAAGGGGCACGGTGTGTCGTTTATGGCTAACGTTGCCGCCTGGCATCACGCGGTACCGGACGAGCAACAGTTGGCGCAGGCGCTGGCGGAACTGGAGGGGTAA